The following are from one region of the Mustela lutreola isolate mMusLut2 chromosome 9, mMusLut2.pri, whole genome shotgun sequence genome:
- the CPXM1 gene encoding probable carboxypeptidase X1 — translation MWGLLLALATFAPAVGLGLPTPGTSVLGLAPPATTEAWSPARGSTPAPQSSPVQPPPGKDNGTSEPHVRVRIVKKKKVIMKKRKKLIRPRPMATARPPVTTTTTGALDLPEEQDPGCPPLGLESLRVSDSQLEASSSQSFGLGPHRGRLNIQSGLEDGDLYDGAWCAEQQDTKPWFQVDARHPTRFSGIITQGRNSIWRYDWVTSYKVQFSNDSQTWWGSRNRSSGMEAVFPANSDPETPVLNLLPEPQVARFIRLLPQTWLQGGASCLRAEILACPVSDPNDLFPKAPALGSSDPLDFRHHNYKAMRKLMKQVNEKCPNITRVYSIGKSHQGLKLYVMEMSDQPGEHELGEPEVRYVAGMHGNEALGRELLLLLMQFLCHEYLRGDPRVTRLLTETRIHLLPSMNPDGYETAFRRGSELVGWAEGRWNQQGIDLNHNFADLNTPLWEAEDDGLVPDTVPNHHLPLPTYYTLPNATVAPETRAVIEWMQRIPFVLSANLHGGELVVSYPFDMTRTPWAARELTPTPDDAVFRWLSTVYAGTNWAMQDPDRRPCHSQDFSSLGNIINGADWHTVPGSMNDFSYLHTNCFEITVELSCDKFPHENELPQEWENNKEALLTYLEQVRMGITGVVRDKDTEQGIADAVIAVEGINHDVTTAWGGDYWRLLTPGDYVVTASAEGYHTATRKCWVPFEEGPVPCNFHLTKTPKQRLRELLAAGAKVPPDLRRRLERLRGQKN, via the exons ATGTGGGGTCTCCTGCTCGCCTTGGCCACCTTCGCGCCTGCCGTCGGTCTGGGTCTGCCGACGCCCGGCACCTCCGTGCTGGGACTTGCGCCGCCCGCTACGACCGAGGCCTGGAGCCCGGCTCGTGGCTCGACCCCGGCCCCGCAGAGCAGCCCAGTccagccgcccccggggaaggaTAACG GGACCTCAGAACCACATGTCCGGGTTCGCATCGTCAAGAAGAAGAAGGTCATTATGAAAAAACGAAAGAAACTAATTCGCCCCAGACCCATGGCGACTGCCAGGCCTCCGGTGACCACCACCACTACAGGAGCCCTTGAcctcccagaggagcaggaccCAG gCTGTCCCCCTTTGGGCCTGGAGTCCCTGCGAGTTTCAGACAGCCAGCTCGAGGCGTCCAGTAGCCAGTCCTTCGGTCTTGGACCACACCGGGGACGGCTCAACATTCAG TCAGGCCTGGAGGATGGTGACCTCTATGACGGGGCCTGGTGCGCCGAGCAGCAGGACACCAAGCCGTGGTTTCAGGTGGATGCGAGGCACCCCACCCGCTTCTCAGGCATCATCACACAGGGCAGGAACTCCATCTGGAG GTACGACTGGGTCACATCATACAAGGTCCAGTTCAGCAATGACAGTCAGACGTGGTGGGGGAGTAGGAACCGCAGCAGTGGGATGGAGGCG GTATTTCCTGCcaactcagacccagagacaccAGTGCTGAACCTCCTGCCCGAGCCCCAGGTGGCCCGCTTCATTCGCCTGCTGCCCCAGACCTGGCTTCAGGGAGGCGCGTCATGCCTCCGGGCAGAGATCCTGGCCTGCCCAGTCTCAG ATCCAAATGACCTATTCCCTaaggcccctgcactgggatcctCTGACCCTTTGGACTTCCGGCATCACAATTACAAGGCCATGAGGAAG CTGATGAAGCAGGTGAACGAGAAATGCCCCAACATCACCCGCGTCTACAGCATCGGGAAGAGCCACCAGGGCCTGAAGCTGTATGTGATGGAGATGTCGGACCAGCCTGGCGAGCACGAGCTGG GAGAGCCCGAGGTGCGTTACGTGGCTGGCATGCATGGCAATGAggcactgggcagggagctgctCCTGCTCCTGATGCAGTTCCTGTGCCACGAGTACCTGCGAGGGGACCCGCGAGTGACCCGGCTGCTCACTGAGACCCGTATTCACCTGCTGCCCTCCATGAATCCTGACGGTTATGAGACTGCCTTCCGCCGG GGCTCGGAGCTGGTAGGCTGGGCCGAGGGCCGCTGGAACCAGCAGGGCATTGACCTTAACCATAATTTTGCTGACCTCAACACACCCCTGTGGGAAGCAGAGGATGATGGGTTGGTGCCTGACACCGTCCCCAATCAtcacctgcccctgcccacctACTACACCCTGCCCAACGCCACT GTGGCTCCCGAAACGCGAGCCGTAATCGAGTGGATGCAGCGGATTCCCTTCGTGCTGAGTGCCAACCTCCACGGGGGTGAGCTTGTGGTGTCCTACCCATTCGACATGACCCGGACCCCGTGGGCCGCCCGTGAACTCACGCCCACCCCCGATGATGCTGTGTTCCGCTGGCTCAGCACAGTCTATGCAGGCACTAACTGGGCTATGCAGGACCCAGACCGCCGACCCTGCCACAGCCAGGACTTCTCCTCCCTCGGCAACATCATCAACGGCGCCGACTGGCACACGGTTCCTGGGA GTATGAATGACTTCAGCTACCTGCACACCAACTGCTTCGAGATCACCGTGGAGCTGTCCTGTGACAAATTTCCTCACGAGAACGAGCTGCCCCAGGAGTGGGAGAACAACAAAGAAGCCCTCCTTACCTACCTGGAACAG gtGAGAATGGGCATTACGGGAGTCGTGCGGGACAAAGACACGGAGCAGGGGATTGCCGATGCTGTCATTGCTGTGGAAGGGATTAACCATGACGTCACGACAG CATGGGGCGGGGATTACTGGCGCCTGCTGACCCCAGGGGACTATGTGGTGACTGCTAGTGCTGAGGGCTACCACACAGCCACGAGGAAGTGCTGGGTTCCCTTTGAAGAGGGCCCAGTGCCCTGCAATTTCCACCTCACCAAGACTCCCAAGCAAAGACTTCGAGAGCTGCTGGCAGCCGGGGCCAAGGTGCCCCCAGACCTTCGGAGGCGGCTGGAGCGGCTGAGAGGGCAGAAGAATTAA
- the C9H20orf141 gene encoding LOW QUALITY PROTEIN: uncharacterized protein C20orf141 homolog (The sequence of the model RefSeq protein was modified relative to this genomic sequence to represent the inferred CDS: inserted 2 bases in 2 codons), with protein sequence MTQLCLPRPKALAYPXPVLPRGLRTGEGSYSPVGPCMSPWXPSTAQLWDSVLGWGALGLTIRAVSSPAGPALLLLLLLVSFLAFDLLHWPTGRPQPQLTLLPGGQIQGAGEGPGQQAAVLPPPGTVTGRLSPQEALLLLLLGLGLLLGVRGMPWALLGLAFCLHPWA encoded by the exons atgACCCAGCTCTGCTTACCCAGGCCCAAAGCCCTTGCTTATC ACCCAGTCCTTCCCAGAGGCCTGCGTACTGGCGAAGGGTCCTATAGTCCAGTGGGTCCATGTATGTCCCCCT GGCCTAGCACGGCCCAGCTCTGGGACAGCGTCCTAGGGTGGGGGGCACTGGGGCTGACGATTCGTGCAGTCTCTTCCCCAGCTGGCCCAgccttgctgctgctgctgctcctggtcAGCTTCCTGGCCTTTGACCTGCTCCACTG GCCCACAGGCCGCCCCCAGCCACAGCTCACACTTCTCCCGGGAGGCCAGATTCAGGGGGCCGGCGAGGGTCCAGGACAGCAGGCGGCTGTACTCCCACCTCCAGGGACAGTCACAGGACGACTCAGCCCCCAAGAGGCTCTGCTCCTGCTTCTCCTGGGCCTGGGGCTGCTCCTGGGAGTCCGCGGCATGCCCTGGGCCCTGCTTGGCCTGGCTTTCTGCCTCCATCCTTGGGCCTGA